The Arthrobacter russicus genome has a segment encoding these proteins:
- the sucD gene encoding succinate--CoA ligase subunit alpha, with protein MSIYLNKDSKVIVQGITGGEGTKHTALMLKAGTQVVGGVNARKAGSTVSHTDKDGNAVELPVFGGVAEAIEKTGADVSIIFVPPAFTKDAVVEAIEAGIGLVVIITEGVPVQDSAEFWALAQSKLDADGNQVTRIIGPNCPGIITPGESLVGITPNNITGKGPIGLVSKSGTLTYQMMYELRDLGFSTAIGIGGDPVIGTTHIDALAAFEADPETKAIVMIGEIGGDAEERAADFIKANVTKPVVGYVAGFTAPEGKTMGHAGAIVSGSAGTAQAKKEALEAAGVKVGKTPSETAKLLREVYAAL; from the coding sequence ATGTCTATTTACCTCAACAAAGATTCCAAGGTCATCGTCCAGGGCATCACCGGCGGCGAGGGCACCAAGCACACCGCGTTGATGCTCAAGGCCGGCACGCAGGTTGTTGGCGGCGTGAACGCACGCAAGGCCGGCAGCACGGTGAGCCACACGGACAAGGACGGCAACGCCGTCGAACTGCCGGTTTTCGGTGGCGTGGCTGAAGCAATCGAGAAGACCGGCGCTGATGTGTCGATCATCTTCGTCCCGCCGGCATTCACCAAAGACGCCGTGGTGGAAGCGATCGAGGCCGGCATCGGCCTGGTCGTGATCATCACCGAGGGCGTTCCAGTGCAGGATTCGGCTGAGTTCTGGGCGCTGGCCCAGTCCAAGCTCGACGCCGACGGGAACCAGGTCACCCGGATCATCGGGCCGAACTGCCCGGGCATCATCACTCCGGGCGAGTCCTTGGTCGGCATCACGCCGAACAACATCACCGGCAAGGGCCCGATCGGCTTGGTCTCCAAGTCCGGCACCCTGACCTACCAGATGATGTACGAACTGCGCGATCTGGGCTTCTCCACCGCGATCGGCATCGGTGGCGACCCGGTCATCGGCACCACGCACATCGATGCGCTGGCTGCATTTGAAGCCGATCCGGAGACCAAGGCGATCGTGATGATCGGCGAAATCGGCGGCGACGCCGAAGAGCGTGCCGCAGACTTCATCAAGGCGAACGTCACGAAGCCGGTTGTCGGCTACGTCGCCGGCTTCACCGCGCCGGAAGGCAAGACCATGGGCCACGCAGGTGCCATCGTCTCCGGTTCTGCCGGCACCGCGCAGGCCAAGAAGGAAGCGCTCGAGGCCGC